A window of the Aeromicrobium phoceense genome harbors these coding sequences:
- a CDS encoding YcnI family protein translates to MTFSVGHGCDASPTTRLTIQLPEEIIAVTPTVNPNWTIEKKIEKLDSAVDNGDGGEYTERVAEVVYTAKSPLEDGLRDTVALQLPLPEEEGTKLVFPVIQTCEKGETAWTQTYDEDQDEPEYAAPFIETTASEGDGHGNGATGDDEAADHEEAGTGSNTLGWVGVVLGALGLAAGGLALGRTRSRG, encoded by the coding sequence ATGACCTTCTCGGTCGGTCACGGCTGCGATGCGTCGCCCACGACGCGGCTGACGATCCAGCTGCCCGAGGAGATCATCGCCGTCACGCCCACGGTGAACCCGAACTGGACGATCGAGAAGAAGATCGAGAAGCTCGACTCCGCGGTCGACAACGGAGACGGCGGCGAGTACACCGAACGCGTGGCCGAGGTCGTGTACACGGCGAAGAGCCCGCTGGAGGACGGCCTGCGTGACACCGTCGCACTGCAGTTGCCGCTGCCGGAGGAAGAGGGCACCAAGCTCGTCTTCCCCGTGATCCAGACGTGTGAGAAGGGTGAGACCGCCTGGACCCAGACGTACGACGAGGACCAGGACGAGCCCGAGTACGCGGCGCCCTTCATCGAGACCACGGCCTCCGAGGGCGACGGTCACGGCAACGGCGCCACGGGCGACGACGAGGCGGCGGATCACGAGGAGGCCGGGACCGGTTCGAACACCCTCGGCTGGGTGGGCGTCGTGCTCGGCGCCCTCGGCCTCGCAGCGGGCGGTCTCGCGCTCGGCCGCACCCGGAGCCGCGGGTGA
- a CDS encoding copper resistance protein CopC, with protein sequence MTYAPVARRARLAAVLSGLLLLLVWPVAAFGHASPIGSNPADGQVLTQSPAELTVTLTEPVSLAGSGNAVLDAAGEPEAAEFTVRDTVLRIRPVKPLPDGTHVVTWRVVSADSHPVTGGFTFAVGAATPGAIGVPVTQTERELVVARAVVEALRYAGALGVAGLVVFSLFIAPGAARREPAVERRTRRTTAGLGALAVVAAVLLMPLTAVWESGGPLSSVMTAEAWRDGAASSAGIAALVLAAGVAAALLGRVREPVLAAVGAALVVASLLPVGHTRSYGPWWLVLTADLVHVSAAALWWGGLLGLGLVLAAGPALRVQDRATAVTRFSAAAGVSLVALTVAGVVLFWRISGSFAALWETGYGRAVLVKVLLLVPVVAVAAWNRQVLVGRLAGRDAASAAEVLRRTVSFEAAVVAAVLVATGALVGQTPPARSDTVAQDAPTVQRLELELGESHTVDVVVTPVRRGTNAIQVTLTDAAGDVVDLEEAPRLQIALEEAEVGPINRPLTRTRAGHWEASADLPLPGAWRLSVSARLNRFDEPVVSGEVEIP encoded by the coding sequence GTGACCTACGCCCCGGTGGCCCGGAGGGCACGGCTCGCCGCCGTGCTCTCCGGGCTGCTCCTGCTCCTGGTGTGGCCCGTCGCGGCCTTCGGCCACGCGTCGCCCATCGGGAGCAACCCCGCGGACGGTCAGGTGCTCACGCAGTCCCCGGCCGAGCTGACCGTCACGTTGACCGAGCCGGTCAGCCTCGCCGGCTCCGGCAACGCCGTGCTCGACGCCGCGGGGGAACCCGAGGCCGCCGAGTTCACCGTGCGCGACACCGTGCTGCGGATCCGGCCCGTGAAGCCCTTGCCCGACGGTACCCACGTCGTGACGTGGCGCGTCGTGTCGGCCGACTCCCATCCCGTGACCGGGGGATTCACCTTCGCCGTCGGCGCAGCCACCCCCGGTGCCATCGGGGTCCCGGTCACGCAGACCGAGCGCGAGCTCGTCGTCGCGCGAGCCGTCGTGGAGGCGCTCCGTTACGCCGGCGCCCTCGGAGTCGCCGGGCTGGTCGTCTTCTCCCTCTTCATCGCCCCCGGAGCGGCTCGTCGCGAGCCGGCCGTCGAGCGGCGCACCCGGCGCACGACGGCCGGCCTCGGTGCGCTCGCGGTGGTCGCCGCGGTCCTGCTCATGCCGCTCACCGCCGTCTGGGAGTCCGGTGGGCCACTGTCGTCGGTGATGACCGCCGAGGCCTGGCGCGACGGTGCCGCGTCCTCCGCCGGGATCGCCGCGCTCGTGTTGGCTGCCGGCGTCGCCGCGGCGCTGCTGGGCCGCGTGCGCGAGCCCGTCCTGGCCGCGGTGGGCGCCGCCCTGGTTGTCGCCTCGCTCCTCCCGGTCGGACACACCCGCAGCTACGGCCCGTGGTGGCTCGTCCTCACGGCCGACCTCGTCCACGTGAGCGCCGCCGCCCTGTGGTGGGGTGGTCTGCTGGGCCTGGGCCTCGTTCTCGCCGCCGGGCCCGCACTGCGGGTGCAGGACCGCGCCACCGCGGTCACCCGCTTCTCGGCCGCCGCCGGGGTCTCGCTCGTCGCGCTCACGGTCGCCGGAGTCGTCCTCTTCTGGCGGATCTCCGGGTCGTTCGCGGCGCTGTGGGAGACCGGCTACGGCCGAGCGGTGCTCGTGAAGGTGCTGCTGCTCGTGCCGGTCGTCGCGGTGGCCGCCTGGAACCGGCAGGTTCTGGTCGGCCGGCTCGCCGGACGCGATGCCGCGTCCGCCGCGGAGGTGCTCCGCCGCACCGTCTCCTTCGAGGCTGCCGTCGTCGCCGCGGTGCTCGTGGCCACCGGCGCGCTGGTCGGCCAGACGCCACCGGCCAGGTCCGACACCGTGGCTCAGGACGCGCCCACCGTGCAGCGCCTCGAGCTCGAGCTGGGGGAGTCCCACACGGTCGACGTGGTCGTGACTCCGGTGCGTCGGGGCACCAACGCGATCCAGGTGACGCTCACCGACGCGGCCGGCGACGTCGTCGACCTCGAGGAGGCGCCGCGCCTGCAGATCGCCCTCGAGGAGGCCGAGGTCGGGCCGATCAACCGGCCGCTGACCCGGACGAGGGCGGGCCACTGGGAGGCCAGTGCCGACCTGCCGCTGCCGGGCGCGTGGCGCCTGTCGGTGTCCGCGCGACTGAACCGCTTCGACGAGCCGGTGGTGTCCGGAGAGGTGGAGATCCCATGA
- a CDS encoding DUF4192 domain-containing protein: MPDDVFRAHTHEDLLNALPTFFGFVPRECVIGLAVSGANCRFGFSLRHDLPEAGSEDELAADLAGHLLRNGDEGFFLFALSDDVERARTMALALRDALPPRRDWLTIWADGERYWADLPGHPQDGLRYTLDDHHEAIVHAVAQGQVIARDRSDLAADVAPARGQRQRWLEAAHEEVLQRFMARALTTDPDTFLLREQETVARLTERFLAEERLTDGDLVELAVRVSGRQVRDSAWLRITRQNAMPMYALWAAVSRVAAADFAPASLCLAGFAAWQMGDGVRARFALERALALEPHYRMGVLLHGALEAGLHPDRWSAADASA, from the coding sequence ATGCCTGACGACGTGTTCCGTGCCCACACCCATGAAGACCTCCTCAACGCGCTGCCGACGTTCTTCGGCTTCGTCCCGCGCGAGTGCGTGATCGGGCTCGCGGTCTCCGGCGCGAACTGCCGGTTCGGGTTCAGCCTCCGGCACGACCTGCCCGAGGCCGGGTCCGAGGACGAGCTCGCGGCCGACCTCGCGGGCCACCTCCTGCGCAACGGCGACGAGGGCTTCTTCCTCTTCGCGCTGTCCGACGACGTGGAGCGCGCCCGCACGATGGCCCTCGCCCTGCGCGACGCCCTGCCGCCGCGCCGGGACTGGCTGACCATCTGGGCGGACGGCGAGCGCTACTGGGCCGATCTGCCCGGGCACCCGCAGGACGGTCTGCGCTACACGCTCGACGACCACCACGAGGCCATCGTGCACGCCGTCGCGCAGGGGCAGGTCATCGCGCGCGACCGGTCCGACCTGGCCGCCGACGTCGCGCCCGCCCGGGGCCAGCGCCAGCGCTGGCTCGAGGCGGCCCACGAGGAGGTGCTCCAGCGCTTCATGGCCCGCGCGCTCACGACCGACCCGGACACCTTCCTGTTGCGCGAGCAGGAGACGGTCGCCCGGCTCACCGAGCGCTTCCTCGCCGAGGAGCGGCTCACGGACGGCGACCTCGTGGAGCTGGCCGTCCGGGTCTCGGGCCGCCAGGTGCGCGACTCGGCCTGGCTGCGCATCACGCGGCAGAACGCCATGCCGATGTACGCGCTGTGGGCCGCGGTCTCACGGGTCGCCGCCGCCGACTTCGCGCCGGCCTCCTTGTGCCTGGCCGGCTTCGCCGCGTGGCAGATGGGCGACGGGGTCCGGGCCCGGTTCGCGCTCGAGCGGGCCCTCGCGCTGGAGCCGCACTACCGCATGGGGGTGCTGCTGCACGGAGCGCTCGAGGCGGGCCTGCATCCTGACCGCTGGTCGGCGGCCGATGCGAGCGCCTGA
- a CDS encoding glutamate-cysteine ligase family protein: MGQDVEAREFTGEDRARYRAKVRRNLDVLAAMLGEQDFSVPDPHVGIEIEFNLVDETGDPALRNAETLDAIAAEDFQTELGQFNVEINVPPSPVAGRGLADMADSMRDDLNAAQEKAQTVGTGLMMIGILPTLDTQHLTREAISSNPRYHLLSDQILTARGEDIHLVINGVERLRTTIDTIIAEAACTSTQLHLQVEPDDFAPTWNAAQAIAGVQIAVGANSPFFLGRRLWQETRIALFEQATDTRTDELKAQGVRPRVWFGERWITSVFDLFEENSRYFPALLPIVDDEDPVAEIEAGRIPTLPELRLHNGTIWRWNRPIYDVVDGKPHLRVENRLLPSGPTVKDTVANAALFYGLVTALTEQDRPVWSQLSFRAAEEGFHEAASAGIDAEAYWPGIGTVPVRELVLRHLLPLAHVGLERRGVDGAVIDEFLQIIERRCVTGQNGSSWMTAQFDRLHTRGSDVFDSMRALTRRYAEHMHSGEPVHSWPVG; encoded by the coding sequence ATGGGACAAGACGTCGAAGCCCGTGAGTTCACCGGCGAGGACCGTGCGAGGTACCGCGCCAAGGTGCGCCGGAACCTCGACGTGCTGGCGGCGATGCTGGGGGAGCAGGACTTCTCCGTGCCCGACCCGCACGTGGGCATCGAGATCGAGTTCAACCTCGTCGACGAGACCGGCGACCCGGCGCTGCGCAACGCCGAGACGCTCGACGCCATCGCCGCCGAGGACTTCCAGACCGAACTGGGCCAGTTCAACGTCGAGATCAACGTGCCCCCGTCGCCCGTGGCGGGGCGGGGCCTGGCCGACATGGCCGACAGCATGCGCGACGACCTGAACGCCGCCCAGGAGAAGGCCCAGACCGTCGGCACCGGACTGATGATGATCGGCATCCTTCCCACGCTCGACACGCAGCACCTCACGCGCGAGGCGATCTCGTCCAATCCGCGGTACCACCTGCTGTCCGACCAGATCCTCACGGCGCGCGGCGAGGACATCCACCTGGTCATCAACGGGGTCGAGCGACTCCGCACCACCATCGACACGATCATCGCCGAGGCCGCCTGCACGAGCACCCAGCTGCACCTGCAGGTCGAGCCCGACGACTTCGCACCCACGTGGAACGCCGCGCAGGCGATCGCCGGGGTCCAGATCGCCGTGGGCGCCAACTCGCCGTTCTTCCTGGGTCGCCGACTGTGGCAGGAGACCCGCATCGCGCTGTTCGAGCAGGCCACCGACACGCGCACCGACGAGCTCAAGGCGCAGGGCGTGCGCCCCCGCGTGTGGTTCGGCGAGCGGTGGATCACGTCGGTCTTCGACCTCTTCGAGGAGAACTCGCGCTACTTCCCGGCGCTGCTGCCGATCGTCGACGACGAGGACCCCGTGGCCGAGATCGAGGCCGGCCGGATCCCCACGCTGCCCGAGCTGCGGCTGCACAACGGCACGATCTGGCGCTGGAACCGCCCGATCTACGACGTCGTCGACGGCAAGCCCCACCTGCGCGTGGAGAATCGGCTGCTGCCCTCGGGGCCCACGGTGAAGGACACCGTCGCGAATGCCGCCCTCTTCTACGGGCTGGTGACGGCGCTGACCGAGCAGGACCGCCCGGTGTGGAGCCAGCTGTCGTTCCGGGCGGCCGAGGAGGGCTTCCACGAGGCGGCCTCCGCCGGCATCGATGCCGAGGCCTACTGGCCCGGCATCGGCACGGTGCCCGTCCGCGAGCTGGTGCTGCGCCACCTGCTTCCGCTGGCCCACGTCGGGCTCGAGCGACGCGGCGTCGACGGCGCGGTGATCGACGAGTTCCTGCAGATCATCGAGCGCCGTTGCGTCACCGGACAGAACGGGTCCTCGTGGATGACGGCCCAGTTCGACCGCCTCCACACGCGCGGCTCCGACGTCTTCGACTCCATGCGCGCCCTCACCCGGCGCTACGCGGAGCACATGCACAGCGGCGAACCGGTGCATTCCTGGCCCGTGGGGTGA
- a CDS encoding RNA polymerase sigma factor, whose product MTRAAQTAKAAPAKKAPAKKAVAKKAPAKKAPAKKAAANGAKEVVLGDQVDLADVLETKPAVDADGKKVLPDIADEVFEKDLATDPTLKEDEEASASFTISSADDTDEPAVQVTVAGATADPVKDYLKQIGKVALLTAAEEVELAKRIEAGLFAEEKLAKSKRVTEKTREELDWIIVDGRRAKNHLLEANLRLVVSLAKRYTGRGMLFLDLIQEGNLGLIRAVEKFDYTKGFKFSTYATWWIRQAITRAMADQARTIRIPVHMVEVINKLARVQRQMLQDLGREPTPEELAVELDMTPEKVVEVQKYGREPISLHTPLGEDGDSEFGDLIEDSEAIVPADAVSFTLLQEQLHAVLDTLSERESGVVSMRFGLTDGQPKTLDEIGKVYGVTRERIRQIESKTMSKLRHPSRSQVLRDYLD is encoded by the coding sequence GTGACTCGAGCCGCCCAGACCGCGAAGGCAGCGCCCGCGAAGAAGGCGCCCGCGAAGAAGGCCGTCGCCAAGAAGGCCCCGGCGAAGAAGGCCCCGGCCAAGAAGGCGGCCGCGAACGGCGCCAAGGAGGTCGTGCTGGGGGACCAGGTCGATCTGGCCGACGTGCTCGAGACCAAGCCGGCCGTCGACGCCGACGGCAAGAAGGTCCTTCCCGACATCGCCGACGAGGTCTTCGAGAAGGACCTGGCCACCGATCCGACGCTGAAGGAGGACGAGGAGGCCAGCGCCAGCTTCACGATCTCCTCGGCCGACGACACCGACGAGCCCGCCGTCCAGGTCACCGTCGCCGGCGCCACCGCCGACCCGGTCAAGGACTACCTCAAGCAGATCGGCAAGGTCGCGCTGCTGACCGCCGCCGAGGAGGTCGAGCTCGCGAAGCGGATCGAGGCCGGCCTCTTCGCCGAGGAGAAGCTCGCGAAGTCCAAGCGCGTCACGGAGAAGACGCGCGAGGAGCTCGACTGGATCATCGTCGACGGTCGCCGCGCCAAGAACCACCTGCTCGAGGCCAACCTGCGACTCGTCGTCTCGCTGGCCAAGCGCTACACCGGTCGCGGCATGCTGTTCCTGGACCTGATCCAGGAGGGCAACCTCGGCCTCATCCGCGCCGTCGAGAAGTTCGACTACACCAAGGGCTTCAAGTTCTCGACCTACGCCACGTGGTGGATCCGCCAGGCGATCACCCGCGCGATGGCCGACCAGGCCCGCACGATCCGCATCCCCGTTCACATGGTCGAGGTCATCAACAAGCTGGCTCGCGTCCAGCGCCAGATGCTCCAGGACCTGGGCCGCGAGCCCACCCCCGAGGAGCTGGCGGTCGAGCTGGACATGACGCCCGAGAAGGTCGTCGAGGTCCAGAAGTACGGCCGCGAGCCGATCAGCCTCCACACGCCGCTGGGCGAGGACGGCGACAGCGAGTTCGGCGACCTCATCGAGGACTCCGAGGCCATCGTCCCGGCCGACGCCGTGTCGTTCACCCTCCTGCAGGAGCAGCTGCACGCCGTCCTGGACACGCTCAGCGAGCGTGAGTCCGGCGTCGTGTCGATGCGCTTCGGCCTCACCGACGGCCAGCCCAAGACGCTCGACGAGATCGGCAAGGTCTACGGCGTCACGCGCGAGCGCATCCGCCAGATCGAGTCCAAGACGATGAGCAAGCTGCGTCACCCGTCGCGCTCGCAGGTCCTGCGCGACTACCTCGACTGA
- a CDS encoding polysaccharide pyruvyl transferase family protein, whose translation MARILLKVHHAALDPADATSVLERNLIGNNVGNLAFSFASERLLPHPGDDVTAAPTGPWFADPARVNREFDHVVFPLANHFRASNLKALNRQAAAIEQLTTRFTVLGVGAQADLDGNAPRDEREAVEAATRRFVRAVLERGPSIGVRGDFTKEYLLDLGFDDAEVDVIGCPSMFLHGPELPLRLPGSVGDDDPIAITISPYVREMGPILQQGLRRHRRLTYIGQDIHTLRLLLRGTPLSGDDARLPLSPEHPVFAPGRTVFPLNIPAWQEFLRGQRFTYGTRIHGTIVSLISGTPAVLLAHDSRTLELARYHRIPFVRLDQHDPAGISVPELFAQADWPALVDGHRERWDTYAAFLERHGLRHGFGPDGGTERFDASVASVATDPGYPPVVRSDAGPVSPARRLARAVRRRLS comes from the coding sequence GTGGCGCGCATTCTCCTGAAGGTCCACCACGCGGCGCTGGACCCGGCCGACGCCACCAGCGTCCTCGAGCGCAACCTGATCGGCAACAACGTCGGGAACCTGGCCTTCAGCTTCGCCTCCGAGCGGCTGCTCCCCCATCCCGGCGACGACGTCACTGCAGCGCCCACCGGTCCCTGGTTCGCCGATCCCGCGCGGGTGAACCGCGAGTTCGACCACGTCGTCTTCCCCCTTGCGAACCACTTCCGCGCCTCGAACCTCAAGGCGCTGAACCGCCAGGCCGCCGCGATCGAGCAGCTGACCACCCGCTTCACCGTCCTGGGCGTCGGGGCGCAGGCCGACCTCGACGGGAACGCGCCGCGCGACGAGCGCGAGGCCGTGGAGGCGGCCACGCGCCGGTTCGTGCGGGCCGTGCTCGAGCGCGGACCCTCGATCGGCGTCCGGGGCGACTTCACGAAGGAGTACCTGCTCGACCTGGGCTTCGACGACGCCGAGGTCGACGTCATCGGCTGTCCCTCGATGTTTCTCCACGGTCCCGAGCTGCCGTTGCGCCTGCCGGGGTCGGTCGGCGACGACGACCCCATCGCGATCACCATCTCCCCCTACGTGCGCGAGATGGGCCCGATCCTGCAGCAGGGCCTGCGCCGGCACCGACGGCTCACCTACATCGGCCAGGACATCCACACGCTGCGACTGCTGCTGCGGGGCACTCCCCTCTCCGGCGACGACGCCCGGCTGCCCCTGTCGCCCGAGCACCCGGTGTTCGCGCCCGGTCGCACCGTGTTCCCCCTCAACATCCCGGCGTGGCAGGAGTTCCTCCGTGGCCAGCGCTTCACGTACGGCACGCGCATCCACGGCACGATCGTGTCGCTGATCTCAGGCACGCCGGCGGTCCTGCTCGCGCACGACTCGCGCACCCTCGAGCTGGCCCGGTACCACCGGATCCCGTTCGTGCGGCTCGACCAGCACGACCCGGCGGGGATCTCGGTGCCCGAGCTCTTCGCGCAGGCCGACTGGCCGGCACTGGTGGACGGGCACCGCGAGCGGTGGGACACCTACGCCGCGTTCCTCGAGAGGCACGGACTGCGCCACGGGTTCGGCCCGGACGGCGGGACCGAGCGCTTCGACGCCTCCGTGGCATCCGTCGCCACCGACCCGGGCTACCCGCCGGTGGTCCGCTCGGACGCCGGCCCGGTCTCGCCCGCCCGGCGCCTCGCTCGTGCCGTGCGCCGCCGGCTGTCCTGA